One segment of Carya illinoinensis cultivar Pawnee chromosome 1, C.illinoinensisPawnee_v1, whole genome shotgun sequence DNA contains the following:
- the LOC122318728 gene encoding probable 3-ketoacyl-CoA synthase 21, with the protein MAMTLHVPSLPELTIFCTHPFTMVLVAGILVLYILYNRKVAVYLLDFACYRPPSSYRLPMSMFVEHFVLDNMDPESIAFQTKILEKSGFSEETCIPPSLSQLPLRKSLSSATEEAETVMFSAVADLFKKTNTNPKAIDILVSNCSLFCATPSFAAMIVNKFRMRSNIMSFHLSGMGCSAGIISVSLAKDLLRVHRNSLALIVSTETLNQDWYTGKYTSMLLSNCLFRMGGAAVLLSSREQDKSRAKYELKHLVRTNKAQDDISHACVFKDVDMENKVGVTISKGILNVAGDALKENIAALGPLVLPFSEQLKFGFSIFCQKIMWNTKQRSIYVPDFKKAFDHFCIHAGGRAVIQGIEKSLRLRKQDVEPSKMTLYKYGNTSSSSIWYELSYIEAKGRMKRGDGVWQIAFGSGFKCNSAVWQCVTDSEFEIADAWNDINRYPVEVPDVVKIN; encoded by the coding sequence ATGGCAATGACCCTACATGTACCCAGCCTCCCTGAGCTCACTATCTTCTGCACCCACCCTTTTACGATGGTGCTAGTTGCAGGAATTCTTGTcctatacatattatataacagAAAAGTCGCTGTTTATTTACTGGACTTTGCTTGCTATCGACCACCCAGCTCTTATCGGTTACCAATGTCCATGTTTGTAGAGCATTTCGTTCTTGATAACATGGATCCTGAAAGTATTGCTTTCCAGACCAAGATCCTAGAGAAATCTGGATTCAGCGAGGAAACTTGCATTCCTCCCTCTCTCAGTCAACTACCACTTAGAAAATCACTCTCTTCTGCAACGGAGGAGGCTGAGACAGTAATGTTTTCGGCAGTTGCGGACTTGTTTAAGAAAACCAACACCAACCCTAAGGCCATTGATATTCTGGTTTCAAACTGTAGCCTATTTTGTGCTACGCCATCTTTCGCTGCTATGATAGTTAACAAGTTCAGGATGAGAAGCAACATTATGAGTTTCCACCTCTCTGGCATGGGGTGCAGCGCTGGAATCATATCAGTGAGCCTTGCAAAAGACCTGTTGAGGGTTCACCGGAACTCCTTGGCTCTAATTGTCAGCACTGAGACCCTAAACCAAGACTGGTATACTGGCAAATACACATCCATGTTGCTTTCTAACTGTCTCTTTCGAATGGGGGGTGCAGCGGTATTGCTGTCAAGCAGGGAACAGGACAAGAGCAGGGCAAAGTATGAGTTAAAACACcttgttcgaacaaataaagcACAAGATGACATATCTCATGCCTGCGTCTTTAAAGACGTGGACATGGAAAACAAGGTTGGGGTAACGATATCAAAGGGGATCCTAAATGTGGCTGGAGATGCACTCAAGGAAAATATTGCTGCCCTGGGACCTCTGGTCTTGCCATTTTCAGAGCAATTGAAGTTTGGGTTCTCCATATTTTGCCAGAAGATCATGTGGAATACAAAGCAAAGGAGTATTTACGTACCTGACTTTAAGAAAGCTTTTGATCATTTCTGCATCCATGCAGGGGGGCGAGCTGTGATTCAAGGAATTGAAAAAAGCCTACGGTTAAGGAAACAGGATGTTGAGCCCTCAAAGATGACTCTCTATAAATATGGGAATACTTCGTCTTCTTCCATTTGGTATGAGCTCAGTTACATAGAAGCGAAGGGGAGGATGAAAAGGGGCGATGGGGTCTGGCAAATTGCCTTTGGGAGTGGATTCAAGTGTAACAGTGCAGTGTGGCAGTGCGTTACAGACTCAGAGTTTGAGATAGCCGATGCATGGAACGATATCAACAGATATCCAGTAGAAGTACCTGATGTTGTAAAAATCAATTGA